The segment CCGAACGGCCCCGGGGGACAGGTGATCTCCGAGGATTGGGTGATGGACAACTTCGGGAAGGACCCCTGGGCGGGCGGCGCGATGATCCAGACCGCCGAGAACGTGAGCAGGGAGAGCGGCGTGACCCGCGCGGAGTGCGACGCGATCACGCTTCGCCGGCAGGAGCAGTACGACGCGTCCCTTGCGAACGACCGCGCGTTCCAGAAACGGTACATGTTCCCGGTCGAGGTGCAGGTCTCGAAGAAGAAGACGGTCACCGTCGCCGCGGACGAAGGGATCTTCCCCTCGACGAAAGAGGGGCTGGCGGGCCTGCGGCCCGTCCTCCCCGACGGCGTGCACACGTTCGGCACGCAGACCCACCCGGCCGACGGAAACGGCGGCGTCTGCCTGACCACGCGGGAGAAGGCGCGCGAGCTGAGCGCCGACCCGAAGATGGAGATCCGCCTCGTCTCCTTCGGGTTCGCCCGGACGAAGAAGGCGTTCATGGCGGCGGCCGTCGCCCCTTCCGCGCAGATGGCCCTGGCCAACGCGGGGATCAAGGCGTCGGATCTCGCCGTGATCACCACCCACAACCCGTTCGCGGCGAACGACATCGTCATGGCGAAGGCGATGGGGCTCGACGCGAACACGATGAACAACTTCGGCTCGTCCCTGATCTACGGGCACCCGCAGGCGCCCACCGGCGCGCGCGCGATGATCGAGGGGATCGAGGAGGCGGCGATGAAGGGGGGCGGGTACGTCCTCTACTCCGGCTGCGCCGCCGGCGACACCGCGGCCTCCGTCGTCCTCAAGGTCGGCTGAGCGCCGCGGGGGAGTCCGGCTGCGTCGCCTCGGAGGGCGGGGCTCCGTTCGTGGCTCGCCGTGCGATGAACCTGCACGGCTGCGCTTTACCTCACTTCGCCCCCCCTCCTACGGCGACTCCGCTGAAGGGGGAGTCCCGGAGCGCGGAAGTATCCGGGGTCAAGGTTACTCGAAACGGAGGGAACGATGGGGTACCAGTTCGTCACGCTGAAACGGGAAGGAAAGATCGCGACCGTGCTCCTGAACCGTCCACCGACGAACCCGCTGTCCGCCGCGTTCGGCCGGGAGTTGTTCGACGCCTTCACGGAAGTCGACCGGATGGAGGACGTGACGGTGGTCGTCATCACCAGCGCGCTGGAGAAGGCGTTCGTCGCCGGGGCGGACATCAAGGAGATGGCCGCCATGGACCGGGCCGCGTCCGAGGCGTTTTCGAAGCTCCTGCAGGACACCAACAACCTCCTCACGAGGATGAAGAAGGTGGTCATCGCCGCGATCAACGGCCACGCCCTCGGCGGCGGGTGCGAGCTGGCGATGGCGTGCGATTACCGCCTCATGAAGAAGGGGAAGGCCCTCATCGGCCTCCCCGAGGCGACGCTCGGCATCGTTCCGGGCGCGGGCGGCACCCAGCGGCTCCCCCGGCTGGTCGGGCTGTCGAAGGCGATGGACATCCTCCTTCGCGGCAAGGCGATGGGGCCCGAGGAGGCGCTGGCGATCGGCCTCGTCGATCGGATGATCGCGCCGGAGGTCTTCATGGACGAGGTGATGATATTCGCTACGCTGCTGGCGTCCGGCGCCGGGAAGGCGATGGGGTACATCAAGGCGGCGGTGGTCGAGGGGATCGACCTTCCCATGGAGCAGGCGCTGGCGGTCGAACGGAAGTACGGCCTCGAAAACCTCGGGACGCACGATGCGAAGGAGGGGCTCTTCGCCTTCGCCGAAAAACGGAAGCCGATTTTCCGGAGCAGATAGCCGGAAACGGAACGAAGATCATGTCAACGGAGGGTGCGCGATGAACGTGGAGGAGATCAGGACCGTAGGGGTCGTGGGCGCGGGCAGCATGGGGACGGGGATCATCCAGGTCGCGGCCCAGTCGGGCTTCGAGGTCAAGGCGGTGGACGTCGACGACGCGGCGTGCGCGAGGGCGGCTTCGGTGATCGCGAAGATCCTCGAACGGCTGGTCGCCAAGGAGAAGATCACCGGGGAGCAGAAGACGCAGGTTCTCGGCCGGATCACCTTCTCGACCGACGTCGCCACGCTTGCGGGAGTTCCCTTCCTCTTCGAGGCGGTCTTCGAGAGCGTCGATGTGAAGAGGGCGATCTTCGCGAAGCTCGACGCGATCTGCGGCGGCGAGGTGATCTATGCGTCCAACACCTCCTCCCTTTCGATCACCGAGATGGCCTCCCTCGTGAAGCGTCCCGCGAAGTTCATCGGCATGCACTTCTTCAACCCGGTCCCCGTGATGAAGCTGGTCGAGGTGATCCCCGCCCTGCAGACCGAACAGGCCACCACCGACCTGGCGCTGGCGATGGCGAAGAAGCTCGGAAAGACCGCCATCACCTGCAAGGACACCCCGGGGTTCGTCGTGAACCGGCTTCTCGTGCCGTACATGCTCGACGCCGTTCGCCTTCTGGAGGCGGGCGTCGCGTCGGCGCAGGATATCGACACGGCCATGAAGCTCGGGTGCGGCATGCCGATGGGCCCGTTCGAACTCATGGATTACACCGGCGTCGAGATCTCCTATTATGTGGGGGAGATCTTCCACAACTACACGAAGGAGGCCCGGTTCGCCCCTCCCGGTCTGCTGCGGAACATGGTGAAGGCCGGGTACCTCGGGAAGAAGACGGGCAAAGGCTTCTACGACTACCCGGCGAAGTAGGCGGCGCAGCCGAAGCGGATGGCAACCCATTATACGAAAGGAAGAGACGACGCCATGGCCTGGAGCAGGGAAGAGACGATCGGACGGGAGGAGATGCGGCGGATCCAATTGGGGAAGTGGCGGAAGATGGTTTCCTACGTCTACGGGAAGAACCCCGTCTACAAGAAGAAGCTGGACGAGGCGAAGGTGAAGCCGGGGGATATCCGCTCGCTGGACGACGTCCGGAGACTGCCGTTCACCACGAAGTTAGAGATCCGCGACTACTATCCGTTCGGCCTCTTCACCGCGCCCCAGGAGGAGATCGTCGAGTTCCACGCTACCTCCGGAACGACCGGGAAGATGGTCGTCGTCGGGTACACCCGGAACGACGTGGAGCTGTGGACCGAGGTGATGGCCCGGGCGGCCACCGGGGCCGGCATCACGAAGAACGACATCGTCCAGAACATCTACGGTTACGGCCTCTTCACCGGGGGGCTCGGGATGCATTACGGGGCGATCCGGGTGGGGGCGGCGGTGATCCCGATCTCCGGAGGGAACACGCAGAAGCAGATCATGCTGATGCAGGACTTCGGCAGCACCGTCGTCACCTCCACGCCGTCGTTCCTCATGCGGCTCCACGAGGTCGGGGTGGAGATGGGGGTCGACTTCAGGAAGCTCAAGCTGCGGATCGGCCTGCTCGGCGCCGAGCCGTGGAGCGAGTCGATGCGTCAGTCGATCGACGAGCGGTTCGGGATCAAGGCGTGCGACATGTACGGCCTCTCCGAGATGATCGGCCCGGGGGTCTCGTTCGAGTGCCACGAGATGCGCAACGGGCTCCACGTCAGCGAGGACTACTTCTACCCCGAGATCATCGACCCGGACACCCTCGAGGTCCTTCCGTACGGCGAGGAAGGGGAGCTCGTCATAACGAACTTCGCCAACGAAGGGCAGCCGTTGATGCGGTACCGCACCCGGGACATCTCCAGGCTGACCATCGACCCGTGCGACTGCGGACGGACCCTCGTCAAGATGCAGCGGGTGACGGGACGGACCGACGACATGCTGATCATCCGCGGCGTGAACTTCTTCCCGTCCCAGGTCGAGTCGATCATCATGAAGCGGTGGGGCGTGTCGCCGCACTACCTGGTCGTCGTCGACCGTCCCGGGGCGATGGACGAGGTCGAGGTCAAGATCGAGGTGAACGACGCGTTCATGAAGAAGGCCGCCGCCGACGTCCTCGCGGGGAGCGAACAGGACATCCTGACCAATGTGGCGACGGCGAAGCAGAAGAGGGCGAACCTGAAGCGGGACATCAAGGACATCATCGGCATCACGGTGAAGGTGACGCTCGTCGCTCCCGGCACGATCCCGCGCAGCGAGGGGAAGGCGAAGCGCGTCGACGACCGGCGCCCGAAAGGGTAAGCCACCCGCTCAGCAAAGCGTACGGAGCAGGGGGGTCCCCCGAGCGGAGACCGTAAGTGTGGAACCGGCGGAGACCTCGCGCTTTTTTAGCGGAAAGATTCCCTCGGGTCGACAGATGTCGGGAGAACACTGGGAGATGAACGCAGAGCACGTTTGCTGGATGAAGCCGGGGAGCCGCGCGGTCGGATGCGAGCGGGGAGCCGCCCTGCGGAGAAGCGGTAATATCGCGGGTGCTTGAAGCACGGGAGGTTCCGATGAAGTTGAAGCAGCTGTCGATCTTCCTGGAGAACGCGCCGGGGCGGCTGTACGAGGCGACCCACGCGCTGGGGGAGGCGGGGATCAACCTGCGCTCCCTGTCGATCAGCGACAGCACGGACTTCGGAGTCCTTCGGATCCTCGTGTCCGACGTGGGGAAGGCCCGAAGGGTCATCATGGAGAGGCAGATGCCGGCGCGCATCGACGACGTCGTCGCCGTCGAGATCGCGGATGTCCCCGGGGCTCTCGCGAAGGTGCTCCGTCCGTTCCAGGAGAAGCGGGTGAACGTCGAATACATGTACGCCCTCGCGGGCGCCTCGTCCGGGAAGGCGGTGATGGTCTTCCGGTTCAGCGACAACGACAAGGCGATCGACATCCTGCGTGGGAACAAGGTCCGGATCCTCGACGCCGAGGCGTTCGGAATGCTGGAAAACAAGTAGCCGATGGGAACGGGAAGCTACCATCCGAAGCGGTTCGCGGTCGTCGGCGCGGGACCGGTCGGCTCGATCGTGGCCGCCTTCCTCGCGAAGGGAGGGTACGACGTCACCCTCTGCGACGTGGTGCCGTCGCTTCTCGCGCCGGCCCTCGATCCCGGGATCCTCGTCGAGGGGACCGACACCCTCCAGGCGAAGGTGGCCAGGACGACCACCCGCGTCGACGACCTGATCGGGGATCCTCCCGACGTCGTGATCGTGGCGGTCAAGGCGACCGCCCTTCCGCTGATCGCCTCCACGCTCGAGGGGTTCGCCACCGGGGGGCGGTACGTCATCAGCTGGCAGAACGGGATCGACACCGAGCGGGTCCTCGCGAAACATCTCGGCGCCGAATCCGTCCTGCGGGCCGTCGTCAATCTCGGCTGCATTCCGGTGGGGCCGGCGCACGTGCGGATCGCCTTCCACCATCGTCCCCACTACCTCCAGGAGCTCGACCCCCGGTCGATCGCCGTCGCCGTCGGGATCTCCGAAGTCTTCACCGCATGCGGGCTCGACACCCTGCACACCGACCAGATCCAACACATGGTCTGGCGAAAGGCGGTCCTGAACGCCTGCATGAACCCGGTCTGCGCGGTGACCGGAAAGACGATGGCCGAGGTCATCAACGATCCGATCCTCTTCCACCTCGTCGACGTTCTCATCAAGGAGGGGGTCGCCGTCGCCCGGGCGAACGAGTTCCGCCTCGGCTCGAACTTCTATCCGTACTGCATCGGCTACATCCGGAACGCCGGCCACCACAAGCCGTCCATGCTCCAGGACATCGAGGCGGGCCGTCGGACCGAGGTCGACTACATCAACGGCAAGATCGTCGAGTACGGCGCCCAGGCCGGCGTCCCGACCCCGTACAACACGATGATCCGCGGCCTCGTCAAGGCGCTCGAACCGAAATGATCCGGGAAAACGTGGTGCGGCTTGCGGCGCGGATGCACGACGGCCCACAGTACCCGGCGCAGGGCGCCGTGCTCTTCGTCGACCTCGAGCGGCGGGAGCATTTCCGGAAGTACCTTCCCGTCGGGGTGCTGCGGTCGTTCCTTTCCGGCCGCGGCGCGAACATGTTCCTCCTGCATAACCTTCTCCTCGACGGCAGGGAACCGCTCGACCCGCAGATACCGATGATCTTCGGCAGCGGCGTCTTCACGGGGACGCTTCCCACCGCCGCCCGCGGCAACCTCACGAGCGTCGCCCCCGACAGCGACGCGATCCTCGACAGCAACTGCGGCGATTACTTCCCGGCCTTCATGAAGCTGGGCGGCGTCGACCACCTCGTCCTCTACGGCCAGGCCGCCGGCTGGACCCTCCTCGAGCTCTCCGGCGGGGAGGTCCGCTTCCACGACGCCACTCCCTATCTCGGGATGGACAACGCCGACTTCACACGGGCCGTCGAAAGGGACTTCTCCTGCGCCGAACGGAAGGACATGGCGATGGCCCGCATCACCCGCGCGGGGGAGAACCTCGTCCTGTGCTCCGGGATCATGGGGGGGCCGAAGGCGATCTACGCCCGGTGCGGCGCCGGCGCGAAGATGGGCTCCCTGCGGCTGAAAGCCGTCATGATCCTCGGCCGGGGAGAGCCGCCGAACCTTTCCGCGGCGTACAAGGAGAACAACCGCGACCTCGCACGGAGGATCCTGTCGACCAGCGTCGTCAAATACGCGTTGAAAAAGGTCGGAACCCCCTTCCTCTACAAGCCTAGCCGCATCCTCGGCGCGATGGGGGCGAAGAACAACCAGGAGACGAACTGGTACGACACCCTCGACGCCGACAACTTCGACGAGTACCGTCCGGGGATGGACGGCTGTTTCCAGTGCCCGATCCGTTGCCGCCCGTTGAACGACCTCACCCCGGAAGGGAAGGGGGGGTGGGGCGCCGATGCGATGAAGGGGGTGACCGGGAACGCCGGGTACGACGAGCGGCAAGCGCAGGTCGTCCATCGGCGGGAGAAGAACTACCGGGGGATCCGGGGCGACGGGACGTACGACCGCCACGACAAGGGGGACGGCCCCGATTACGTCACCCTCGGGAAAATGGGCCCGATGATCGGGATCCGGGAGCCGGAACAGGTCCTGCGCCTCAACAACATCGTGAACGATCTCGGGCTGGACTCGGCCAGTACGGGGAGCGCGATCGCCTGGGCGATGGAGCTCTACCAGCGCGGTATCATCACGTCGAAGGAGACCGGCGGGCTCGACCTGGCATGGGGAAAGTACGAGGTCGTCGAACGGCTCCTGTACATGACATCCCGGCGGGAAGGGTTCGGCGACGTGATCGCCGACTCCGCACGGGCGGTGGAGCGGGGGAGGTACCCGGCGGAGGCGCTCAAATACCGGATGGCCGTCAAGGGGCTCTTCCAGTCCGATCCGCACGACGCCCGCATCATCAAGGGGTTCGCCCTCGGCCTCGCCGTCTCGACCCGCGGCATGGACCACCTCCGGAACCGGCCGACCCTGGAGATCAACGCGAAGATCAACGACAACCGGGAATTCAAGACGGCGCTCTACGGGGGAACGGTCGCCCCGGAGCCGACGAGCTACGAGGGGAAGGAGCATGCGGTCGCCACGTGCGACAAGATGTTCGCCGTCGGGGACGCCGTCGGCCTCTGCCGCTTCGCGACGAAGCTGTTCAATTCCCCCTCCACGGCCGACTACAACGACTTCGCCCTGCAGCTGAAGGAACTGACGGGGGAGGAATTCACGCCAGCGCAGCTGGACGAGGTCGGACGGAACATCACCGGGATCGAGCGCCTGATCAACGCCCGCCTCGGGTTGACCGAGAAGGACGACACCCTCCCCGACCGGTGGTTCGAGGAGGAGGTCACCGCGGGGCCGTTCAAAGGGGAGAAGATCGACCGCGCCCCGTTCGAGGCGCTGAAGATCCGGTACTACGACCTCCTCGGCCTGAACGGCGCCGGCGTCCCGGCGCTCGAGTGGCATCGTCGCCTCGCGGAAGCGATCACGGGATTCGCCGTGAAGATCACCCTCCCCGAGGGGATCCCGGGCGCCCCGGAAGGGGCCGTCATCGTCGATCAGCCCGTCTCCGACGTGGCGGGGCTTCGGGAGGCCCTGAAGAGGCGGCTTCCCCACGCGGCCCGGAAACTGGACGACAGCTCCCTGATCGTTTCCGTCAACGGGGCCATGGTCCTTTCGAACGAGGCCGCGACCCCGGTCCGCAGCGGCGACGAGGTCGCCGTCGTGCGGATCATGGCGGGAGGGTGAGTCCGACGACGTTCATGAACCGAAGCGTTCCCCAAATCGTTGACGTTAATAGAAAACTGTTCTATTCTATATATTCAAGCGGTCGGAGCGAACTACCTGATACAAGGGGGGGGCAATGGGAAAGGGATTCGGGAAAACTGTCTGGAGCATGCTGTTTCTCGCGCTTTTCGCCGGCGGGTTTTCGGGCCTCGCCGCGGCGGCCGAGCGGCCGATCGTCATCGGCGCGCCCCTGGCCACGGCCTTCCTGTACGGGTGGGACGCGGAGCGCGGCATCAAGCTGGCGGTCGAGGAGATCAA is part of the Deltaproteobacteria bacterium CG2_30_66_27 genome and harbors:
- a CDS encoding acetyl-CoA acetyltransferase is translated as MLTKAYIPYRGYYSTPFVRWQGSLANEHSIVLGANTSRRFFESKGWDPKWIEYVLVGSTVYQKQWFYSGPWAAGMMGAAGVPGVLVSQACSTSAFVVYQAGMGIETGLFGNAWCLLADRCSNGPHASWPNPNGPGGQVISEDWVMDNFGKDPWAGGAMIQTAENVSRESGVTRAECDAITLRRQEQYDASLANDRAFQKRYMFPVEVQVSKKKTVTVAADEGIFPSTKEGLAGLRPVLPDGVHTFGTQTHPADGNGGVCLTTREKARELSADPKMEIRLVSFGFARTKKAFMAAAVAPSAQMALANAGIKASDLAVITTHNPFAANDIVMAKAMGLDANTMNNFGSSLIYGHPQAPTGARAMIEGIEEAAMKGGGYVLYSGCAAGDTAASVVLKVG
- a CDS encoding enoyl-CoA hydratase translates to MGYQFVTLKREGKIATVLLNRPPTNPLSAAFGRELFDAFTEVDRMEDVTVVVITSALEKAFVAGADIKEMAAMDRAASEAFSKLLQDTNNLLTRMKKVVIAAINGHALGGGCELAMACDYRLMKKGKALIGLPEATLGIVPGAGGTQRLPRLVGLSKAMDILLRGKAMGPEEALAIGLVDRMIAPEVFMDEVMIFATLLASGAGKAMGYIKAAVVEGIDLPMEQALAVERKYGLENLGTHDAKEGLFAFAEKRKPIFRSR
- a CDS encoding 3-hydroxybutyryl-CoA dehydrogenase, producing the protein MNVEEIRTVGVVGAGSMGTGIIQVAAQSGFEVKAVDVDDAACARAASVIAKILERLVAKEKITGEQKTQVLGRITFSTDVATLAGVPFLFEAVFESVDVKRAIFAKLDAICGGEVIYASNTSSLSITEMASLVKRPAKFIGMHFFNPVPVMKLVEVIPALQTEQATTDLALAMAKKLGKTAITCKDTPGFVVNRLLVPYMLDAVRLLEAGVASAQDIDTAMKLGCGMPMGPFELMDYTGVEISYYVGEIFHNYTKEARFAPPGLLRNMVKAGYLGKKTGKGFYDYPAK
- a CDS encoding phenylacetate--CoA ligase codes for the protein MAWSREETIGREEMRRIQLGKWRKMVSYVYGKNPVYKKKLDEAKVKPGDIRSLDDVRRLPFTTKLEIRDYYPFGLFTAPQEEIVEFHATSGTTGKMVVVGYTRNDVELWTEVMARAATGAGITKNDIVQNIYGYGLFTGGLGMHYGAIRVGAAVIPISGGNTQKQIMLMQDFGSTVVTSTPSFLMRLHEVGVEMGVDFRKLKLRIGLLGAEPWSESMRQSIDERFGIKACDMYGLSEMIGPGVSFECHEMRNGLHVSEDYFYPEIIDPDTLEVLPYGEEGELVITNFANEGQPLMRYRTRDISRLTIDPCDCGRTLVKMQRVTGRTDDMLIIRGVNFFPSQVESIIMKRWGVSPHYLVVVDRPGAMDEVEVKIEVNDAFMKKAAADVLAGSEQDILTNVATAKQKRANLKRDIKDIIGITVKVTLVAPGTIPRSEGKAKRVDDRRPKG
- a CDS encoding amino acid-binding protein; translated protein: MKLKQLSIFLENAPGRLYEATHALGEAGINLRSLSISDSTDFGVLRILVSDVGKARRVIMERQMPARIDDVVAVEIADVPGALAKVLRPFQEKRVNVEYMYALAGASSGKAVMVFRFSDNDKAIDILRGNKVRILDAEAFGMLENK
- a CDS encoding 2-dehydropantoate 2-reductase, with product MGTGSYHPKRFAVVGAGPVGSIVAAFLAKGGYDVTLCDVVPSLLAPALDPGILVEGTDTLQAKVARTTTRVDDLIGDPPDVVIVAVKATALPLIASTLEGFATGGRYVISWQNGIDTERVLAKHLGAESVLRAVVNLGCIPVGPAHVRIAFHHRPHYLQELDPRSIAVAVGISEVFTACGLDTLHTDQIQHMVWRKAVLNACMNPVCAVTGKTMAEVINDPILFHLVDVLIKEGVAVARANEFRLGSNFYPYCIGYIRNAGHHKPSMLQDIEAGRRTEVDYINGKIVEYGAQAGVPTPYNTMIRGLVKALEPK
- a CDS encoding aldehyde ferredoxin oxidoreductase produces the protein MIRENVVRLAARMHDGPQYPAQGAVLFVDLERREHFRKYLPVGVLRSFLSGRGANMFLLHNLLLDGREPLDPQIPMIFGSGVFTGTLPTAARGNLTSVAPDSDAILDSNCGDYFPAFMKLGGVDHLVLYGQAAGWTLLELSGGEVRFHDATPYLGMDNADFTRAVERDFSCAERKDMAMARITRAGENLVLCSGIMGGPKAIYARCGAGAKMGSLRLKAVMILGRGEPPNLSAAYKENNRDLARRILSTSVVKYALKKVGTPFLYKPSRILGAMGAKNNQETNWYDTLDADNFDEYRPGMDGCFQCPIRCRPLNDLTPEGKGGWGADAMKGVTGNAGYDERQAQVVHRREKNYRGIRGDGTYDRHDKGDGPDYVTLGKMGPMIGIREPEQVLRLNNIVNDLGLDSASTGSAIAWAMELYQRGIITSKETGGLDLAWGKYEVVERLLYMTSRREGFGDVIADSARAVERGRYPAEALKYRMAVKGLFQSDPHDARIIKGFALGLAVSTRGMDHLRNRPTLEINAKINDNREFKTALYGGTVAPEPTSYEGKEHAVATCDKMFAVGDAVGLCRFATKLFNSPSTADYNDFALQLKELTGEEFTPAQLDEVGRNITGIERLINARLGLTEKDDTLPDRWFEEEVTAGPFKGEKIDRAPFEALKIRYYDLLGLNGAGVPALEWHRRLAEAITGFAVKITLPEGIPGAPEGAVIVDQPVSDVAGLREALKRRLPHAARKLDDSSLIVSVNGAMVLSNEAATPVRSGDEVAVVRIMAGG